The Cutaneotrichosporon cavernicola HIS019 DNA, chromosome: 5 DNA segment CATGATCGCCGAACCCTCGGCGCTCGGTTCTTGCTTCCAGAATACGCGATTGGGTGTACTGACACTCAGGTCGTCCTCAACCACGGTTACTTCGGCGACTCGTTTGCCGAGTGCCTTGAGGCCTACGGTGCCAAGGTCACCGTCCTCAAGGCACCCATCGGCggcatcgtcgacgagaacgagctcgtcaaggtcctcaaggagaagaaggtcAAGCTCGTGACCATCACCCACGTCGACACGTCGACCGGCGTCCTCTCGCCCGTGGAGCGTTACTGCGAGCTCATCCACAAGACCTCGCCGGACACCCTCATTGCCATCGACGCCGTGTGCGCCGCCGGCTCCGAGGAGATCCGCTTCGACGACTGGGgactcgacgtcgtcgtcaccgcgCCGCAGAAGGGTCTCGGTGTGCCTCCCGGTCTTTCGCTCGTCATGGCCTCCAAGAaggccctcggcgtcctcgagaagcgcaaggctcCCGTCACCGCCTACTACGCCTCGTGGCGCCGCTGGCTCCCGATCATGCAGGCTTACGAGGCCGGCCAGCCCAAGTACTTTGCCACTCCTCCCGTtcagctcgtcaacgccctccacgtcggcctcaagcaggtcctcgaggacaagcccTCGCTTGAGGAGCGCTTCAAGGTCCACAAGCAGGTCTCCAACTacgtcaaggacgagcttgagaAGATGGGCTGCGGCTTTGTCcccctcgaccgcgccaaCTCGGCCAACGGCATGACCGCTGCCCGCTACCCCAAGGGTATCACCGCTGCCGACGTCCTTGGTcccctcgccgagcgcgacattgtcgtcgcTGGTGGCCTCCACAAGGAAATTGCGTC contains these protein-coding regions:
- a CDS encoding uncharacterized protein (Aminotransferase class-V), with the protein product MSSAQEFQQAPHKLLVIPGPIEVDNRILYANASPSVSHVSPAFISIFGDCLRMLRTILYAEKTGQPFMIAGSGTLGWDQTAANLVEPGEEVVVLNHGYFGDSFAECLEAYGAKVTVLKAPIGGIVDENELVKVLKEKKVKLVTITHVDTSTGVLSPVERYCELIHKTSPDTLIAIDAVCAAGSEEIRFDDWGLDVVVTAPQKGLGVPPGLSLVMASKKALGVLEKRKAPVTAYYASWRRWLPIMQAYEAGQPKYFATPPVQLVNALHVGLKQVLEDKPSLEERFKVHKQVSNYVKDELEKMGCGFVPLDRANSANGMTAARYPKGITAADVLGPLAERDIVVAGGLHKEIASEYFRVGHMGVTAVDQQRGDIEKILKNVKEVLDIARAKQA